A window of Aliarcobacter trophiarum LMG 25534 contains these coding sequences:
- a CDS encoding methyl-accepting chemotaxis protein: MANQTTTAMDEINTQVNLVNEAIGVIDNIAFQTNILSLNAAVEAATAGEAGKGFAVVAQEVRNLATRSAEAAKEIKEIVERATVKANEGKTIATNMIDGYKNLNTNISSTMNLISDIENASKEQLLGIEQINDAVNQLDQQTQQNAMIASQSHDIALSTDEIAKLIVEDANQKEFVGKSEVKAKEIGLKKEVKEHIINSTAKKTVKPNQNINTSKVKEIKDNSNSDEWESF; this comes from the coding sequence ATGGCAAATCAGACAACAACTGCAATGGATGAGATAAATACACAAGTAAATCTTGTAAATGAGGCAATAGGAGTAATTGATAATATAGCATTTCAAACAAATATTCTTTCACTAAATGCAGCAGTAGAAGCAGCAACAGCAGGGGAAGCAGGGAAAGGGTTTGCAGTTGTTGCACAAGAGGTAAGAAATCTAGCAACAAGAAGTGCAGAAGCTGCAAAAGAGATAAAAGAGATAGTAGAAAGAGCAACAGTAAAAGCTAATGAAGGAAAAACTATTGCTACAAATATGATAGATGGATATAAAAACTTAAATACAAATATCTCTTCAACAATGAATTTAATATCTGATATAGAGAATGCTTCAAAAGAGCAACTATTAGGGATTGAACAGATAAATGATGCAGTAAATCAATTAGACCAACAAACTCAACAAAATGCTATGATAGCTAGTCAATCACATGATATTGCTCTAAGTACAGATGAGATAGCAAAACTAATAGTAGAAGATGCTAATCAAAAAGAGTTTGTAGGTAAGAGTGAGGTAAAAGCTAAAGAGATAGGATTAAAGAAAGAGGTAAAAGAGCATATAATAAACTCTACAGCCAAAAAGACAGTAAAACCAAATCAAAATATAAACACTTCTAAAGTAAAAGAGATTAAAGATAACTCTAATAGTGATGAGTGGGAAAGCTTTTAA
- a CDS encoding MarR family winged helix-turn-helix transcriptional regulator: protein MKKQHIEEFYKQVEQNNCNDIFALSLPMLLINKYLHNSQESFFKTKYDLLHSDIDVLAALYFANNEHTLTPTELYDATVFSSGGMTKVLKKLQERELILKQSSKKDKRSQEVSLSQKGEELIVEGIELSSKKLKDTFCVLKEKEQKELKKILQKLLFSMI from the coding sequence ATGAAGAAACAACATATAGAAGAGTTTTATAAACAAGTCGAGCAAAATAATTGCAATGATATTTTTGCACTATCTTTACCAATGTTACTTATAAATAAATATTTACACAATTCCCAAGAGAGTTTTTTTAAGACAAAATATGACCTTTTACACTCAGATATTGATGTATTAGCAGCTCTATATTTTGCTAACAATGAACATACCTTGACCCCAACAGAGCTTTACGATGCAACTGTTTTTTCAAGTGGTGGTATGACAAAAGTTTTAAAAAAATTACAAGAGAGAGAGCTTATATTAAAGCAGAGTTCAAAAAAGGATAAAAGAAGCCAAGAGGTTAGTTTAAGCCAAAAAGGTGAAGAGTTAATAGTAGAAGGAATAGAACTTAGCTCAAAAAAGCTAAAAGATACTTTTTGTGTACTTAAAGAGAAAGAGCAAAAAGAGTTAAAAAAAATTTTACAAAAGCTTCTTTTTTCTATGATATAA
- a CDS encoding TolC family protein yields MKKIYFTFLVPIFLYSQNLEELVNLTIENRLVQSSKQNLDALKDEYKSVQRGYLPKLDTGASYSINEHEYAGNPKKGANIYGSLNYMLFDGGKKYDIYDGYESDIKSGEKSVDALRNDLSLTVVNYYFDYLSFIARKDAKQKEIEQLIAQEDRVGRFYSAGTATEDELQKIVSRLQNAIVELQEVELDIITIIHNLEYVTGTKVSITEGSKLEDVSSLVQKNPRFDIQALDFGTQSKQSIAKAQKSDYYPTITLDNTYNYYDRNYDKESNDTDIKNHQNIASANMKWNLFSFGETQYKYESKQKEYLASRSNFEYEKNKADVDLQLALKAYDISKAKIKSTEATLRASQTAYEIIKSKYENGLIDNVAFLQSLSEKFDAISQHKKAINDLEVKKATIIYHSGEKLQEYIR; encoded by the coding sequence ATGAAAAAGATATATTTTACATTTTTAGTACCAATATTTTTATATAGTCAAAATTTAGAAGAGTTAGTAAATTTAACAATTGAAAATAGATTAGTTCAATCTTCTAAACAAAATTTAGATGCTTTAAAAGATGAGTATAAAAGTGTACAAAGAGGTTATTTACCAAAATTAGATACAGGAGCTTCTTACTCTATAAACGAACATGAATATGCTGGTAATCCTAAAAAAGGAGCAAATATTTATGGAAGTTTAAATTATATGCTTTTTGATGGTGGAAAAAAATATGATATTTATGATGGATATGAAAGTGATATTAAAAGTGGTGAGAAATCAGTAGATGCACTTAGAAATGATTTATCTCTTACAGTTGTAAATTATTATTTTGATTATCTCTCTTTTATAGCAAGAAAAGATGCTAAACAAAAAGAGATAGAGCAACTAATAGCTCAAGAAGATAGAGTTGGAAGATTTTATAGTGCAGGAACAGCAACAGAAGATGAACTTCAAAAGATAGTTTCAAGATTACAAAATGCTATTGTTGAACTTCAAGAAGTAGAGCTAGATATTATTACAATTATTCATAATCTTGAGTATGTTACAGGTACAAAAGTATCAATAACAGAGGGTTCAAAACTTGAAGATGTTAGTAGTCTTGTACAAAAAAATCCTAGATTTGATATTCAAGCTTTAGATTTTGGAACTCAATCAAAACAAAGTATTGCAAAAGCACAAAAAAGTGATTACTATCCAACAATTACATTGGATAATACATATAACTATTATGATAGAAATTATGATAAAGAAAGTAATGATACAGATATAAAAAATCATCAAAATATAGCAAGTGCAAATATGAAATGGAATCTATTCTCTTTTGGTGAAACACAGTATAAATATGAGTCTAAACAGAAAGAGTATTTGGCTAGTAGATCAAATTTTGAGTATGAAAAAAATAAAGCAGATGTTGATTTACAATTAGCTTTAAAAGCTTATGATATATCAAAAGCAAAGATAAAATCAACAGAAGCAACTCTTAGAGCTTCTCAAACAGCTTATGAGATTATAAAATCAAAATATGAAAATGGTTTAATAGATAATGTTGCCTTTTTACAAAGTTTAAGTGAAAAATTTGATGCAATAAGCCAACATAAAAAAGCTATAAATGATTTAGAGGTGAAAAAAGCAACAATAATTTACCATAGTGGTGAAAAATTACAGGAGTATATAAGATGA
- a CDS encoding response regulator transcription factor has translation MKNLRVLIVEDEQKLANLIRSSIKELFFKVTTAKDGLDGFNKFKTFKPDIVISDITMPNLSGLEMCKKIKDQNSSISIIILSAYSQKEMLLQAIDLGISKYFIKPFDIESFIDYLKELSNKINKERSYKLRDGFVFVKKTISLYKNSELINLTKREKEFINLLVENKNSSVKLQKIKEILWDIEDISDERVRTFIKRLRVKTSKDLIENVSSQGYMVSILD, from the coding sequence ATGAAAAATCTAAGAGTTTTAATAGTTGAAGATGAGCAAAAATTAGCCAATTTAATAAGAAGCTCAATAAAAGAGCTATTTTTTAAGGTTACAACTGCAAAAGATGGATTGGATGGTTTTAATAAATTTAAAACCTTTAAACCAGATATTGTAATAAGTGATATTACTATGCCAAATTTATCTGGCCTTGAGATGTGTAAAAAAATAAAAGATCAAAATAGTTCTATTTCTATCATAATTTTAAGTGCATATAGCCAAAAAGAGATGTTACTTCAAGCTATTGATTTGGGAATTTCTAAATATTTTATAAAACCTTTTGATATTGAAAGTTTTATTGACTACTTAAAAGAGTTATCAAATAAGATAAATAAAGAGAGAAGCTATAAGCTAAGAGATGGTTTTGTATTTGTAAAAAAGACAATTAGTTTATATAAAAATAGTGAGCTTATAAACCTTACAAAAAGGGAAAAAGAGTTTATAAATCTACTTGTAGAAAATAAAAACTCATCTGTAAAGCTACAAAAAATCAAAGAAATTTTATGGGATATAGAAGATATAAGTGATGAAAGAGTTAGAACATTTATAAAAAGGCTAAGAGTAAAAACTTCTAAAGATTTGATAGAAAATGTATCATCACAAGGATATATGGTATCTATTTTAGATTAG
- a CDS encoding efflux RND transporter permease subunit, with protein sequence MISAFFIRKPVFAGVLSIIIFLVGIISMFNLPIEQYPRVLPPQIVVNTTYPGASASTIAKTVAAPLEQQINGAKNMIYMNSLAEDSGRLSINVYFETGTDPDSAKIDVNNRVQAALASMPEEVQRMGVVVREQSPSILLFAMLQSPNNTYDSIYLSNYALLNMVETLKRSEGVGDAMIFGAKDYSIRIWMDPAKLEKYKLTTTDILTAIKEQNKQYAAGKIGEEPILNKQMYTYTIKTPERFDNPSQFSNIIIRANEDGSSLKLKDVSTIELGSNDYSMQTKLNGSPSIPIGVFLQSDANALNSANAIKKALEEASKTFPDDMTYSIPYDSTDFITASITEVVKTFVEALILVILIIYLFLQNWRATIIPLIAVPVSIIGAFAGMYALGFSINLLTLFGLVLAIGIVVDDAIIVIENIERHMHMGKTPKEAAFAAMREVTGALIAIILVLGAVFIPVAFMGGLSGVMYRQFAITIVISVAISGFVALTLTPSLCVRILKNSHNEPKGFFKWFNTMFDKFTDGYSFLVKKTIRYSLISLLLFGGLLFISWDMFKGMKTGLVPDEDQGTIFVFGFNPPGSSLSRTIELSEEINSIIEQDPNVKNIITLAGYDFTTSAYRSHTVATIIKLKDWKDRPNDDQHAMNLLTKFSGQLMGTSEGFSFAVVPPAIMGMSVTGGFDMYIQDRTGGSVEELQKVTNAVIEKAKTRPELFGTRTSLAANIPQYQMEVDLEKAKSKGVRIDDIYSTINATFGSYYVNDFTLYGRTYKVNMQAVDSFRDNPNNMQNIFVRSKNDELLPLSSFVTLKKQVGADIIERFNLFQASKVSGQPAQGYSSGDALNAIEEVSKEVLPEGYTIAWVGTAYQEKQIGGSSAQAFIFGIIFLFLILAALYEKWLLPIAVVLAVPFAIFGAILATNLRGLDNNIYFQVGLLVLAGLAAKNAILIVEFALQKRKEGYNLVDSALEAAKVRLRPIVMTSLAFTIGVMPLAISEGAGAASKHSIGTGVVGGMLTATFIAIVFIPLFYILISRLSREKEGNIAEDLRKEEEENNSEK encoded by the coding sequence ATGATTTCAGCATTTTTTATTAGAAAACCCGTTTTTGCTGGAGTTTTAAGTATAATTATTTTCCTTGTTGGAATTATATCTATGTTTAATCTTCCAATTGAACAATATCCAAGAGTTTTACCACCTCAAATTGTTGTAAATACAACTTATCCAGGAGCTAGTGCTAGTACTATTGCAAAAACTGTTGCAGCTCCATTAGAACAACAAATTAATGGTGCAAAAAATATGATTTATATGAATTCACTAGCAGAAGATAGTGGAAGATTAAGTATAAATGTATATTTTGAGACAGGAACAGATCCTGATAGTGCAAAGATTGATGTAAATAATAGGGTTCAAGCAGCCTTAGCTTCTATGCCTGAAGAAGTTCAAAGAATGGGAGTTGTTGTTAGAGAACAATCTCCTAGTATTTTACTTTTTGCAATGCTTCAATCTCCAAATAATACTTATGACTCTATTTACTTGTCAAATTATGCACTTTTAAATATGGTTGAGACTTTAAAAAGGTCTGAGGGTGTTGGAGATGCTATGATCTTTGGAGCAAAAGATTACTCTATTAGAATCTGGATGGACCCAGCAAAATTAGAGAAGTATAAATTAACAACAACTGATATACTAACTGCAATAAAAGAGCAAAATAAGCAGTATGCAGCAGGAAAAATTGGTGAAGAGCCAATTTTAAATAAGCAGATGTATACTTACACTATCAAAACTCCAGAGAGATTTGATAATCCTTCTCAATTCTCAAATATTATTATTAGAGCAAATGAAGATGGTAGTAGTTTAAAACTAAAAGATGTTTCAACTATTGAATTAGGAAGCAATGATTACTCAATGCAGACTAAACTAAATGGCTCACCATCTATTCCTATAGGGGTATTTTTACAAAGTGATGCAAATGCTTTAAATAGTGCAAATGCCATTAAAAAAGCTTTAGAAGAGGCTAGTAAAACTTTTCCAGATGATATGACTTATAGTATTCCTTATGATAGTACAGATTTTATTACAGCTTCAATTACAGAGGTTGTAAAAACTTTTGTGGAAGCCCTTATATTGGTTATTTTAATTATATACTTATTCTTACAAAACTGGAGAGCTACAATTATTCCTTTAATAGCAGTTCCTGTTTCTATTATTGGAGCATTTGCTGGAATGTATGCTTTAGGATTTAGTATAAATCTTTTAACTCTTTTTGGTCTGGTTCTTGCTATTGGAATTGTTGTTGATGATGCTATTATCGTTATTGAAAACATAGAACGACATATGCATATGGGAAAAACTCCAAAAGAGGCAGCTTTTGCAGCTATGAGAGAGGTTACTGGAGCTTTAATTGCTATTATATTGGTTTTAGGAGCTGTGTTTATTCCTGTTGCCTTTATGGGTGGATTAAGTGGGGTTATGTATAGACAGTTTGCTATTACCATTGTTATATCCGTTGCCATCTCTGGATTTGTAGCTTTAACTTTGACACCATCTTTATGTGTAAGAATTTTGAAAAATAGCCACAATGAACCAAAAGGTTTCTTCAAATGGTTTAATACTATGTTTGATAAATTTACAGATGGTTACTCATTTTTAGTTAAAAAGACTATTAGATACTCTTTAATCTCACTTTTACTATTTGGTGGCTTACTATTTATATCATGGGATATGTTTAAGGGTATGAAAACAGGGCTTGTACCTGATGAAGATCAAGGAACTATCTTTGTGTTTGGATTTAATCCTCCAGGTTCTTCTCTTTCAAGAACAATTGAGCTTAGTGAAGAGATAAATTCAATTATTGAACAAGATCCAAATGTAAAAAATATTATTACACTTGCTGGTTATGACTTTACAACATCAGCATATAGAAGTCACACTGTGGCAACTATTATTAAGCTTAAAGATTGGAAAGATAGACCAAATGATGACCAACATGCTATGAATCTTTTGACAAAATTTAGTGGGCAACTAATGGGCACTAGTGAAGGTTTCTCATTTGCTGTTGTACCACCTGCTATTATGGGAATGAGTGTTACTGGTGGATTTGATATGTATATTCAAGATAGAACAGGTGGTTCTGTTGAAGAGCTTCAAAAAGTAACAAATGCCGTAATTGAAAAAGCAAAAACAAGACCAGAACTATTTGGTACTAGAACATCATTAGCAGCTAATATTCCACAATATCAAATGGAAGTTGATTTAGAAAAAGCAAAATCAAAAGGAGTTAGAATTGATGATATTTATAGCACTATAAATGCAACTTTTGGAAGTTATTATGTAAATGATTTTACACTTTATGGAAGAACATATAAAGTAAATATGCAAGCAGTTGATAGCTTTAGAGATAATCCAAATAATATGCAAAATATATTTGTAAGATCAAAAAATGATGAGCTTCTTCCTCTTAGCTCTTTTGTAACTTTGAAAAAGCAAGTTGGTGCTGATATTATTGAGAGATTTAACTTATTCCAAGCTTCAAAAGTATCAGGACAACCAGCACAAGGATATAGTTCAGGAGATGCTTTAAATGCTATTGAAGAGGTATCTAAAGAGGTTCTACCTGAAGGTTATACAATTGCTTGGGTAGGAACGGCATATCAAGAGAAACAAATAGGTGGAAGCTCTGCACAAGCTTTTATTTTTGGAATTATTTTCTTGTTTTTAATTCTTGCAGCTTTATATGAAAAATGGCTACTTCCAATAGCTGTTGTATTGGCAGTTCCTTTTGCTATATTTGGAGCTATTTTGGCAACAAACTTACGAGGATTGGATAATAATATATATTTCCAAGTTGGGCTTTTAGTTCTTGCTGGATTGGCAGCTAAAAATGCTATTTTGATTGTTGAGTTTGCTCTTCAAAAAAGAAAAGAGGGGTATAACTTAGTAGATTCAGCACTAGAAGCTGCAAAGGTAAGACTAAGACCAATTGTTATGACTTCTTTAGCATTTACTATTGGAGTTATGCCTTTAGCGATTAGTGAAGGTGCTGGAGCGGCTTCTAAACACTCTATTGGAACAGGAGTTGTTGGTGGAATGCTTACAGCAACATTTATAGCAATAGTATTTATACCACTATTTTATATATTAATATCAAGATTAAGTAGAGAAAAAGAGGGAAATATTGCTGAAGATTTAAGAAAAGAAGAGGAAGAAAACAATAGTGAGAAGTAG
- a CDS encoding efflux RND transporter permease subunit, which yields MRLERVIYDILNSKKKIFLVYFITLALFILAILTFPTKIVKAKMLPDKDSDSFSIYLDLKDGSSSFETKKKIDCIVKSLQKNENILDISAFISQGQPIDFAGLVKQSSLKHKESQAELMINIKRAKDREITSYSLVNELRQEVYGSCKDDDTIIKFIQLPAGPPVLASLVAEVYGGANLKSQRDFAIKVAKILKSENSLVDIDILTSKDYQTYTLEINSNKATMSFVDLEHLKATLYLAFIGMQIDVINDDKKESQIPIFLRLDDSKNLSSNSISSLNSKLNSLKIMNNMGKMISISELVTIKNSIKEPTINSKNLNQIINVIAETQNDSQIYPLLSSRTKMIEEFSKDYEVVKTNMLNLSFIDKSSKERFDVVFDGELQVTLDTFIDLGTAFIVALVLIFLLMVVYYKNFALSGAIVLSSFISIIGVIIAHIIMDIFTSDTFYLTATSLIGFIALIGINSRNSTLIIDFAKQLVQEKGLSVNEAIAKAAATRSKPIILTVLVLVFASSLIANDAVFGGLGVALIGGTLISYVVSMFFVPVVIRNSLKKIV from the coding sequence ATGAGACTAGAGAGAGTAATATATGATATTTTAAATAGTAAAAAAAAGATTTTTTTGGTCTATTTTATAACTTTAGCTCTTTTTATTTTGGCAATTCTTACTTTTCCTACAAAAATAGTAAAGGCAAAAATGCTTCCAGATAAAGATTCTGATAGTTTTTCTATCTATCTTGACTTAAAAGATGGGAGTAGTAGTTTTGAGACTAAAAAAAAGATAGATTGTATAGTAAAGAGTTTGCAAAAAAATGAGAATATCTTAGATATTTCAGCTTTTATATCTCAAGGGCAACCAATAGATTTTGCAGGACTTGTAAAGCAAAGTTCATTAAAACATAAAGAGAGCCAAGCTGAACTTATGATAAATATTAAAAGAGCAAAGGATAGAGAAATTACAAGCTACTCTTTGGTAAATGAGTTAAGACAGGAGGTTTATGGCTCTTGTAAAGATGATGATACTATCATAAAATTCATACAACTTCCCGCTGGTCCTCCTGTTTTGGCATCTTTGGTAGCTGAAGTTTATGGAGGAGCTAATTTAAAATCTCAAAGAGATTTTGCAATAAAAGTTGCAAAAATATTAAAAAGTGAAAATAGTTTAGTTGATATTGATATTTTAACCTCTAAGGATTACCAAACATACACTCTAGAGATAAATAGCAATAAAGCTACTATGAGTTTTGTTGATTTAGAACATCTAAAAGCTACTTTGTATTTGGCTTTTATAGGTATGCAAATTGATGTTATAAATGATGACAAAAAAGAGAGTCAAATACCAATATTTTTAAGATTGGATGATAGTAAAAATTTATCTTCAAACTCTATATCATCTTTGAATTCAAAGTTAAATAGTCTAAAAATTATGAATAATATGGGAAAAATGATAAGTATTAGTGAACTTGTAACTATAAAAAATAGTATAAAAGAGCCAACAATAAACTCAAAAAACTTAAATCAGATTATAAATGTAATAGCTGAAACGCAAAACGATAGTCAAATATATCCACTTTTAAGCTCAAGAACAAAAATGATAGAGGAGTTTAGCAAAGATTATGAAGTAGTAAAAACAAATATGCTAAACCTAAGTTTTATAGATAAAAGTAGCAAAGAGAGATTTGATGTAGTTTTTGATGGAGAGTTACAAGTAACTCTTGATACATTTATTGATTTAGGAACGGCATTTATCGTAGCCTTGGTTTTAATCTTCTTACTTATGGTTGTTTATTATAAAAATTTTGCTTTAAGTGGTGCTATTGTACTTTCAAGCTTTATCTCTATAATTGGAGTCATTATTGCTCATATTATTATGGATATTTTTACAAGTGATACTTTTTATCTAACTGCAACTAGCCTTATTGGATTTATTGCTTTAATAGGTATAAATTCAAGAAACTCGACTTTAATTATAGATTTTGCAAAACAGTTGGTACAAGAAAAAGGCTTAAGTGTAAATGAAGCAATTGCAAAAGCAGCAGCTACAAGGTCAAAACCTATTATTCTTACAGTTTTAGTTCTTGTTTTTGCAAGTTCTTTAATAGCAAATGATGCAGTTTTTGGTGGGCTTGGAGTTGCTTTAATTGGTGGAACTTTAATCTCTTATGTGGTTTCTATGTTTTTTGTTCCAGTTGTTATAAGGAATAGTTTGAAAAAAATAGTTTAG
- a CDS encoding efflux RND transporter periplasmic adaptor subunit gives MIKSSKTKFHIVWTKSIMSLFVASMAFANLNADETPAIPVQVFKVEKKDFTTNKTYPTILKSVEQVDIIARVSGTLQEKNYTEGAFVKKGTLLYKIEPDTYLANLNSKKANYTKAKKDFDRAKSLISTKSISPQQFDEFTYQYESSKAALDEAQIQYNYTKVTSPIDGIAGIKRQDIGDLVGTSSANSTLVTITNTNPIHAEFSLPKDDMNKYLSQIRENKAKVTLSVGDKLFNGTIDFVSPTIDINTDTLLLRAKIDNPNGDLIVGNFAQIEISNLDLGDIFVVPENAILKTAQATVVIVVAEGNISKPIPVVVGDLIKGGVIVKGGLKGGEQIIISNIAKLKPNTKVQIVTKEK, from the coding sequence ATGATAAAAAGTAGTAAAACAAAATTCCACATTGTATGGACAAAATCAATAATGTCACTTTTTGTGGCAAGTATGGCATTTGCAAATCTAAATGCAGATGAGACACCAGCCATTCCAGTTCAAGTATTTAAAGTAGAAAAAAAAGATTTTACTACAAATAAAACTTACCCAACAATTTTAAAATCTGTTGAACAGGTTGATATTATTGCAAGAGTTTCTGGAACTTTGCAGGAGAAAAATTATACAGAAGGTGCTTTTGTAAAAAAAGGAACTCTTTTATATAAAATAGAACCAGATACATATTTGGCAAATCTTAACTCAAAAAAAGCGAACTATACAAAAGCAAAAAAAGATTTTGATAGAGCAAAATCTCTAATATCTACAAAATCAATTAGTCCTCAGCAGTTTGATGAATTTACATACCAATATGAGAGTTCAAAAGCTGCTTTAGATGAAGCACAAATTCAATATAACTATACAAAAGTTACAAGCCCAATAGATGGAATTGCTGGAATAAAAAGACAAGATATTGGAGATTTAGTTGGAACGAGTTCAGCTAATTCAACACTTGTAACTATTACAAATACAAATCCAATTCATGCTGAATTCTCTCTTCCAAAAGATGATATGAATAAATATTTAAGTCAAATTAGAGAGAATAAAGCAAAAGTTACTTTATCTGTAGGTGATAAGCTTTTTAATGGAACTATTGATTTTGTTTCGCCAACTATTGATATTAATACAGATACACTACTTTTAAGAGCAAAAATAGATAATCCAAATGGTGATTTAATTGTTGGAAATTTTGCACAAATTGAGATCTCAAATCTTGATTTAGGAGATATTTTTGTGGTTCCAGAAAATGCAATATTAAAAACTGCACAAGCAACAGTTGTAATTGTTGTGGCAGAGGGTAATATCTCAAAACCAATACCAGTTGTTGTTGGTGATTTGATAAAAGGAGGAGTTATAGTTAAAGGTGGTTTAAAAGGTGGTGAGCAAATTATTATTTCAAATATTGCTAAACTTAAACCAAATACAAAAGTTCAAATAGTAACTAAAGAGAAATAG
- a CDS encoding PAS domain-containing sensor histidine kinase: MNSYQKAIENSNIVSKTDINGVITFVNDEFCKLFGFTKDELIGKNHNIIRHPDTPKENFQTLWDTILNKEVHKATVKNLSKNGKDIYLNTTIIPILDENEENIVEFVAIRYDITNEVMLQKELEEKQKIIFLQSRMASLGQMLANIAHQWRQPLTELNLSLFNLKKAFENRNQKEFENLYGNSKNLILGMSNTIEEFTNFFSPQKQKERFLLNQSINEALKILNRVLQEENINIKFDIVKDLEIFGLKNELTQVLLNLINNSKDAFIQKNITKKEITFKTYKKDEFIIFEYIDNAQGLHKELFDKIYEPYFTTKHKSSGTGLGLFICKIIIENSFKGEIMHENIENGLKFTLKFPKIV; encoded by the coding sequence ATGAATAGTTATCAAAAAGCAATAGAAAACTCAAATATAGTCTCAAAAACTGATATAAACGGAGTTATAACATTTGTAAATGATGAATTCTGTAAGCTTTTTGGCTTTACAAAAGATGAGTTAATTGGAAAAAACCATAATATAATTAGACATCCAGATACTCCAAAAGAGAATTTCCAAACTTTGTGGGATACAATTTTAAACAAAGAAGTTCATAAAGCAACAGTGAAAAATCTATCAAAAAATGGGAAAGATATCTATTTAAACACAACTATTATTCCTATTTTAGATGAGAATGAAGAAAATATTGTTGAGTTTGTAGCTATAAGATATGATATTACAAATGAAGTAATGCTTCAAAAAGAGTTAGAAGAGAAGCAAAAAATTATATTTTTACAAAGTAGAATGGCAAGTTTAGGACAGATGCTTGCAAATATTGCTCATCAGTGGAGGCAACCTTTAACAGAGTTAAATTTAAGCTTGTTTAATCTTAAAAAGGCATTTGAAAATAGAAATCAAAAAGAGTTTGAAAATCTTTATGGAAACTCAAAAAATCTTATTTTAGGTATGTCAAATACAATTGAAGAGTTCACAAACTTTTTTTCTCCACAAAAACAAAAAGAGAGATTTTTATTAAATCAGAGTATAAATGAGGCTTTAAAGATTTTAAATAGAGTTTTGCAAGAGGAAAATATAAATATTAAATTTGATATTGTAAAAGATTTGGAGATTTTTGGATTAAAAAATGAGTTAACTCAAGTTCTTTTAAATCTTATAAATAACTCAAAAGATGCTTTTATTCAAAAAAATATTACAAAAAAAGAGATAACTTTTAAAACATATAAAAAAGATGAATTTATTATTTTTGAATATATTGATAATGCTCAAGGCTTACATAAAGAGCTATTTGATAAAATTTATGAACCATATTTTACAACAAAGCATAAAAGTAGTGGTACAGGACTTGGACTTTTTATTTGTAAAATAATTATTGAAAATAGTTTTAAAGGTGAGATTATGCATGAAAATATAGAAAATGGCTTGAAATTTACTCTAAAGTTTCCAAAAATAGTATGA
- a CDS encoding redoxin domain-containing protein encodes MIEKIKKILKTLIKYTILFIIVLNIVSYFKALDLNKEKLDIKTFTLLDGSNYIVKDDKPLLLNVWATWCPICALEEQNIEELSKDYEVITIATQSGSNEEIEKYLKDKNLSFKVVNDEDGLLSQKFNVKAFPTTFIYDKEQNLKFSEVGYSSTLGLKLRLWWSSF; translated from the coding sequence ATGATTGAAAAGATAAAAAAGATTTTAAAAACTCTAATAAAATATACTATTTTATTTATAATAGTTTTAAATATAGTAAGTTATTTCAAAGCTCTTGATTTAAATAAAGAGAAGCTTGATATCAAAACTTTTACTCTTTTAGATGGTTCTAATTATATAGTAAAAGATGATAAACCACTACTTTTAAATGTTTGGGCAACTTGGTGTCCTATATGTGCATTAGAAGAGCAAAATATAGAAGAACTTTCAAAAGATTATGAAGTAATCACAATAGCAACTCAATCAGGAAGTAATGAAGAGATAGAGAAATATTTAAAAGATAAAAATCTTAGCTTCAAAGTAGTAAATGATGAAGATGGACTTTTAAGTCAAAAATTTAATGTAAAAGCTTTCCCAACAACATTTATATATGATAAAGAACAAAATCTAAAGTTTAGTGAAGTTGGATATAGTTCAACTTTAGGCTTAAAACTAAGGCTTTGGTGGAGTAGTTTTTAA